Proteins from a single region of Pseudomonadota bacterium:
- a CDS encoding DNA polymerase III subunit beta, with protein sequence MKLKCSAEKLITAISKTEKIIGKNLNLPILSCILLEATKNNLILKATNLDLG encoded by the coding sequence ATGAAATTAAAATGTTCAGCGGAAAAATTAATAACAGCAATTTCTAAAACAGAAAAAATAATTGGCAAAAATTTGAATTTGCCGATTTTGAGTTGTATTTTGTTGGAAGCGACAAAAAATAATTTAATTTTGAAAGCGACCAATTTAGATTTAGG